One region of Thiomonas intermedia genomic DNA includes:
- the recJ gene encoding single-stranded-DNA-specific exonuclease RecJ has protein sequence MQFLLRQPDPRAQHRLQEAGTHPLLAQLFASRGVKEAQELELALPHLLPPALLKGAEQAARALADAIAKGERLLIVADYDCDGATACAVGLRGLRAMGAMVSYLVPNRFTTGYGLSPAVVDLALQQAGGKPDWIVTVDNGIASVEGVAHARAHGIRVLVTDHHLPVDTLPEAEIIVNPNQPGCGFPSKSIAGVGVMFYVLLALRSELRQRGVFDAAHQPRLDALLDLVALGTVADVVRLDANNRLLVSQGLKRLRARHMQPGVAALLQVAGREAARVNSADLGFALGPRINAAGRLADMTVGIECLTTDDPARALDLAQMLDTFNRERRSIEDGIKAEALAMLEGLDLGAAQGAGDEGTAAISLFAPHWHEGVIGIVAGRIKDREHRPTFVFAPAEDGTLRGSGRSIAGFHLRDALDLIAKREPGLVLRFGGHAMAAGCSLVPDGYARFRAALNRVAGEWLEPSQLQRRVEVDGPLPVQWLLPEMASLLGAQVWGQGFAAPLFSARVQIRQQRLIGERHLKAKVRLVDAEGVPGKDLFDLVAWGRTDFLPDEARIAYRLESNTWQGITQVQLVLEAIEG, from the coding sequence AGGGCGCCGAACAGGCGGCGCGGGCCCTGGCCGACGCCATCGCCAAGGGCGAGCGACTGCTCATCGTGGCCGACTACGACTGCGATGGGGCCACGGCCTGTGCGGTGGGGCTGCGCGGCCTGCGGGCCATGGGGGCGATGGTGTCCTATCTCGTGCCCAACCGTTTCACCACCGGCTACGGCCTGTCGCCCGCGGTGGTGGATCTGGCGCTGCAGCAGGCCGGAGGCAAGCCCGACTGGATCGTCACCGTGGACAACGGCATCGCCAGCGTGGAGGGCGTGGCCCATGCGCGCGCCCACGGCATCCGTGTGCTCGTGACCGATCACCATCTGCCGGTCGACACGCTGCCGGAGGCCGAGATCATCGTCAATCCGAACCAGCCGGGATGCGGCTTCCCGAGCAAGTCCATTGCCGGGGTCGGGGTGATGTTTTATGTGCTGCTGGCGTTGCGCAGTGAGCTGCGCCAGCGCGGCGTGTTCGACGCGGCGCATCAACCGCGCCTGGACGCTCTGCTCGACCTCGTGGCGCTGGGGACCGTGGCCGACGTGGTTCGGCTCGACGCCAACAACCGCCTGCTGGTGTCGCAGGGCCTCAAGCGCCTGCGCGCGAGGCACATGCAGCCCGGCGTCGCCGCCTTGCTTCAGGTGGCGGGGCGCGAGGCGGCGCGGGTGAACAGCGCCGATCTGGGCTTTGCGCTGGGTCCGCGCATCAACGCCGCGGGGCGCCTGGCCGACATGACCGTGGGCATCGAATGTCTCACGACCGACGACCCCGCCCGCGCGCTCGACCTCGCGCAGATGCTCGATACCTTCAACCGCGAACGCCGCAGCATCGAAGACGGCATCAAGGCCGAGGCGCTGGCCATGCTCGAAGGGCTGGATCTCGGCGCGGCGCAGGGCGCAGGCGACGAGGGAACGGCGGCCATCAGCCTGTTCGCGCCGCACTGGCACGAGGGCGTGATCGGCATCGTCGCCGGGCGCATCAAGGACCGCGAGCATCGTCCCACCTTCGTGTTCGCCCCGGCAGAGGACGGCACCCTGCGCGGCTCGGGCCGATCGATCGCCGGATTCCATCTGCGTGATGCCCTTGATCTGATCGCCAAACGCGAGCCCGGCCTCGTGCTGCGCTTTGGCGGCCATGCGATGGCCGCGGGCTGCTCGCTGGTGCCGGACGGTTATGCGCGGTTTCGCGCCGCCCTGAACCGGGTGGCCGGCGAGTGGCTCGAACCGTCGCAGCTGCAGCGCCGCGTAGAGGTCGATGGGCCGCTGCCCGTGCAATGGTTATTGCCCGAAATGGCGTCTTTGCTGGGCGCGCAGGTGTGGGGGCAGGGCTTTGCGGCGCCCTTGTTCAGCGCACGGGTACAGATCAGACAGCAGCGCCTGATCGGCGAACGTCATCTGAAGGCCAAGGTCAGACTGGTGGACGCCGAAGGGGTGCCAGGCAAGGACTTGTTCGATCTCGTGGCCTGGGGACGTACCGATTTTCTGCCCGACGAGGCGCGCATCGCCTATCGTTTGGAGAGCAACACCTGGCAGGGCATCACCCAGGTGCAGCTCGTGCTTGAAGCCATCGAAGGGTAA
- a CDS encoding DUF1841 family protein → MFNPSKDEVRQFFLSAWQRHRAGGVLTPLELIAADWMELHPEYHEELANPLSASRDYAVEQGRTNPFLHLSMHLSIAEQVSIDQPPGIRQAFELLRSKLGEHDAHHAIMDCLGEMLWTAQRSGLPPDGAAYVDCVQRRATAR, encoded by the coding sequence ATGTTCAATCCCAGCAAAGACGAGGTTCGGCAGTTTTTTCTTTCCGCCTGGCAGCGGCATCGCGCGGGCGGCGTGCTCACCCCGCTGGAACTGATCGCCGCCGACTGGATGGAACTCCACCCGGAATACCACGAGGAACTCGCCAACCCGCTAAGCGCCAGCCGCGACTACGCCGTGGAGCAGGGACGCACCAACCCGTTTCTGCACCTGTCCATGCATCTGTCGATCGCCGAGCAGGTGTCCATCGACCAGCCGCCGGGCATTCGCCAGGCTTTCGAGCTGCTGCGCAGCAAGCTCGGCGAACATGACGCGCACCACGCCATCATGGACTGTCTGGGCGAGATGCTGTGGACGGCGCAGCGCAGCGGTCTGCCGCCGGATGGTGCGGCTTATGTGGACTGCGTGCAAAGACGCGCCACGGCGCGGTAA
- a CDS encoding malonic semialdehyde reductase, which yields MPQIDAGALRQLFDDARTHNAWLDQPVPEPLLHQLYDLMKWGPTSANCSPARIVFVQSQAAKARLAPCMSEGNRAKTLKAPVTAIVGMDMAFYDHLPELFPNNLDARSWFAGKPDVIASTAMRNASLQGGYLILAARALGLDCGPMSGFDAEAVNAAFFAGTEIQANFLCNLGYGDPVGLFPRNPRLSFEQACRIA from the coding sequence ATGCCTCAGATCGATGCCGGCGCCCTGCGCCAACTCTTCGACGACGCGCGAACCCACAATGCCTGGCTGGACCAGCCCGTGCCCGAGCCTCTGCTGCACCAGCTCTACGACCTGATGAAGTGGGGGCCGACCTCGGCCAATTGCTCACCGGCGCGCATCGTGTTCGTGCAGTCCCAGGCGGCCAAGGCGCGGCTTGCGCCGTGCATGAGCGAGGGCAACCGGGCCAAGACTCTGAAGGCGCCGGTGACGGCCATCGTCGGCATGGACATGGCGTTCTACGACCACCTGCCTGAGCTGTTTCCGAACAACCTCGATGCGCGCAGCTGGTTTGCGGGCAAGCCCGACGTCATTGCGTCCACGGCGATGCGCAATGCGAGTCTGCAGGGCGGCTATCTCATTCTGGCCGCCCGCGCCCTGGGCCTGGACTGCGGCCCGATGAGCGGTTTCGATGCCGAGGCGGTGAACGCGGCGTTCTTCGCCGGGACCGAGATCCAGGCCAATTTTCTGTGCAATCTCGGCTACGGAGATCCGGTCGGGCTGTTCCCCCGCAACCCGCGGCTGAGTTTCGAGCAGGCCTGCCGCATCGCCTAG
- a CDS encoding ParA family protein — translation MPVIVVANPKGGVGKSTLSTQIAGYFASQGHAVMLGDSDRQESSRLWLSLRDRALPRIDTWEMSHDYIARPPRGTTHAVIDTSAGLHGWRLNDVMKQAGKVLVPLSASIFDIYATQAFVQKLRESREKHGFDLALVGVRIDPRTHAAEQLQAFVAQSGLPMLTNLRQTTLYPQMAAHGLTLWDLPPSQAARDLEQWQPVTDWLERSV, via the coding sequence ATGCCGGTCATCGTTGTCGCCAATCCCAAGGGCGGAGTGGGCAAGTCCACGCTATCGACGCAGATCGCGGGCTATTTCGCCAGCCAGGGCCATGCCGTGATGCTGGGCGACTCGGACCGGCAGGAATCGTCCCGCCTGTGGCTGTCGCTGCGCGATCGGGCCTTGCCCCGCATCGACACCTGGGAGATGAGCCACGACTACATCGCCAGGCCGCCCAGGGGAACGACGCATGCGGTGATCGACACCTCGGCCGGCTTGCACGGCTGGCGGCTGAACGATGTGATGAAGCAGGCCGGCAAAGTCCTGGTACCGCTGTCGGCCTCGATTTTCGACATCTACGCCACGCAGGCGTTCGTGCAGAAGCTGCGCGAATCGCGCGAAAAGCACGGCTTCGACCTAGCTCTGGTGGGCGTGCGCATCGACCCTCGCACCCATGCCGCCGAGCAATTGCAGGCGTTCGTGGCGCAGAGCGGCCTGCCCATGCTGACCAACCTGCGCCAGACCACGCTGTACCCGCAGATGGCGGCCCACGGCCTGACCCTCTGGGACCTGCCGCCCAGCCAGGCCGCCCGGGACCTGGAACAGTGGCAACCCGTTACTGACTGGCTGGAGCGGTCGGTCTGA
- a CDS encoding Crp/Fnr family transcriptional regulator codes for METTFASPPSTTAIPLANLRKTLARTKEPAASRMGHTEVVNAWRGASDCRNCGVRRIALFGALRMEDFDNFHQVIDDMQYGAGQQLFSEGQRGEWLYTIKTGYVKLERVLPDGTRRITRVARRGDLIGLECFIHEPYMHHASAIGAVRVCRIPVDVIRKMEEQVPNLRQEFLERWHRALRDTDEWALLLGSGAIPARMARLLLKLADPELNDTITLPKRSDLGAMLGVALETASRVIAQFERDKLLEHVGPRLFRVNRPALGLVAQPERAV; via the coding sequence ATGGAAACCACCTTCGCCAGCCCGCCGTCCACCACCGCCATTCCTCTGGCCAATCTGCGCAAGACCCTTGCGCGCACCAAGGAGCCGGCCGCCAGCCGCATGGGGCATACCGAGGTGGTCAACGCCTGGCGCGGCGCGTCGGATTGCCGCAACTGCGGCGTGCGCCGCATTGCCCTGTTTGGCGCGCTGCGCATGGAAGATTTCGACAATTTCCATCAGGTCATCGACGACATGCAATACGGCGCGGGCCAGCAGTTGTTCAGCGAAGGGCAGCGCGGTGAGTGGCTCTACACCATCAAGACCGGCTATGTGAAGCTCGAACGTGTGCTGCCCGATGGCACCCGCCGCATCACCCGCGTGGCCCGTCGCGGCGACCTCATCGGCCTGGAGTGCTTCATTCACGAGCCCTACATGCACCACGCCTCGGCCATTGGCGCGGTGCGGGTGTGCCGCATCCCGGTCGATGTGATCCGCAAGATGGAGGAACAGGTGCCCAATCTGCGCCAGGAATTCCTGGAGCGCTGGCATCGCGCCCTGCGCGATACCGACGAATGGGCGCTGCTGCTGGGCTCGGGTGCCATTCCCGCGCGCATGGCGCGCCTGCTGCTCAAGCTGGCCGATCCGGAACTCAACGACACCATCACCCTGCCCAAGCGCAGCGACCTCGGCGCCATGCTGGGCGTGGCCCTTGAGACGGCCAGCCGCGTCATCGCTCAGTTCGAGCGCGACAAGCTGCTCGAACATGTCGGCCCGCGCCTGTTCCGCGTCAATCGTCCCGCGCTCGGATTGGTGGCGCAGCCCGAACGCGCGGTCTGA
- the nadC gene encoding carboxylating nicotinate-nucleotide diphosphorylase, giving the protein MMDVQTLAARDVRRALEEDVGTGDLTAALIAPDAMAQATVRSREAARLCGAPWANACLRALDPGAHVEWLTPEGGTLRADQVFLQLRGNARALLTAERTMLNFLQLLSAVATRTAEYVDVVRGTRAQIVDTRKTLPGLRLAQKYAVRVGGGMNHRLGLFDAVLIKENHIAAAGGVTAALEQARRVAAQAQFIQIEVETLEQLDEALTAQASMILLDNMSLEQLRTAVHLNAGRAVLEVSGGVDLQTVRGIAETGIDRISVGKLTKDVRAVDLSMRFTPA; this is encoded by the coding sequence ATGATGGATGTGCAGACTCTGGCCGCACGCGATGTGCGGCGCGCCCTGGAAGAAGATGTGGGAACGGGCGATCTCACGGCTGCCCTGATCGCGCCGGACGCCATGGCCCAGGCCACGGTGCGCAGCCGCGAGGCGGCCCGCCTGTGTGGCGCGCCCTGGGCCAATGCGTGCCTGCGCGCCCTCGATCCTGGCGCTCATGTGGAGTGGCTGACGCCAGAAGGCGGGACTCTGCGGGCCGATCAGGTCTTCCTGCAACTGCGCGGCAACGCCCGCGCGCTGCTCACCGCCGAACGCACGATGCTCAATTTTCTGCAACTGCTCAGCGCCGTGGCCACGCGCACGGCCGAGTATGTGGACGTGGTGCGCGGCACGCGGGCGCAGATCGTTGATACCCGCAAGACCCTGCCCGGGCTGCGCCTGGCGCAGAAGTATGCCGTGCGCGTGGGCGGGGGCATGAATCACCGTCTGGGGCTGTTCGACGCCGTGCTGATCAAGGAAAACCACATCGCCGCCGCGGGTGGAGTGACGGCCGCCCTGGAGCAGGCCAGGCGGGTTGCGGCGCAGGCCCAGTTCATCCAGATCGAGGTAGAGACCCTCGAACAACTCGATGAGGCCCTGACGGCGCAGGCGAGCATGATCCTGCTGGACAATATGTCGCTGGAACAATTGCGCACCGCCGTGCACCTCAACGCCGGACGCGCCGTGCTCGAAGTCTCGGGCGGGGTTGATCTTCAAACCGTGCGAGGCATTGCAGAAACCGGCATCGACCGCATCTCGGTGGGCAAGCTCACCAAGGATGTACGCGCCGTCGATCTGTCGATGCGCTTCACTCCGGCCTGA
- the nadA gene encoding quinolinate synthase NadA: MTDTFAVTFESPVTGTSQAWARVPTEPDPAEREALMSRCAELLRAHDAALVAHYYTHPDLQDLAQATGGLVADSLEMARFGARHPATTLVVAGVRFMGETAKMLSMDKRVLMPDLDANCSLDLGCPAPQFSAFCDAHSDRTVVVYANTSAAVKARADWVVTSSCALDIVAHLHARGEKILWAPDRHLGGYIQQQTGADMLLWQGSCIVHDEFKALELEMLKAEHPKARVLVHPESPAQVVALADVVGSTSQILRAARELDAPEFIVATDAGMFHALQQQNPGKTFIAAPTAGNAATCKSCAHCPWMAMNSLGGLARVLETGANAIELDPALAARARLPVQRMLDFTAAQKTAAAAGSLVPGIGAA; encoded by the coding sequence ATGACCGACACCTTTGCCGTCACGTTCGAAAGCCCCGTCACCGGCACGTCCCAAGCCTGGGCACGCGTACCCACTGAGCCCGATCCGGCCGAACGCGAAGCCCTCATGAGCCGTTGCGCTGAGCTGCTGCGCGCCCACGATGCGGCACTGGTCGCGCACTACTACACCCATCCCGACCTGCAGGATCTGGCCCAGGCCACCGGCGGGCTGGTGGCCGATTCGCTGGAAATGGCGCGCTTCGGCGCCCGCCATCCGGCGACCACCCTGGTGGTGGCGGGCGTGCGCTTCATGGGTGAGACCGCGAAGATGCTGTCGATGGACAAGCGCGTGCTCATGCCCGATCTCGACGCCAACTGCTCGCTCGATCTGGGCTGCCCCGCCCCGCAGTTCAGCGCCTTCTGCGACGCCCATTCCGACCGTACCGTGGTGGTCTATGCCAACACCAGCGCGGCGGTGAAGGCGCGCGCCGACTGGGTGGTGACCTCGAGCTGTGCGCTCGACATCGTGGCCCACCTGCATGCGCGAGGCGAAAAAATCCTCTGGGCACCTGACCGCCACCTGGGCGGCTACATTCAGCAGCAAACCGGTGCCGACATGCTGCTGTGGCAGGGCTCGTGCATCGTCCACGACGAATTCAAGGCCCTCGAACTCGAGATGCTCAAGGCCGAGCATCCCAAGGCCCGCGTGCTGGTCCATCCCGAAAGTCCGGCGCAGGTGGTGGCGCTGGCGGACGTGGTGGGATCGACCTCGCAGATTCTCCGCGCCGCGCGCGAGCTCGACGCGCCCGAGTTCATCGTCGCCACCGATGCCGGCATGTTCCACGCGCTGCAGCAGCAGAACCCCGGCAAGACCTTCATCGCCGCGCCCACGGCGGGCAACGCCGCCACCTGCAAGAGCTGCGCGCATTGCCCCTGGATGGCGATGAACAGCCTCGGCGGCCTGGCCCGGGTGCTGGAGACGGGGGCCAACGCCATCGAACTCGATCCGGCGCTGGCGGCGCGCGCGCGCCTGCCGGTGCAGCGCATGCTCGATTTCACCGCGGCGCAAAAGACCGCGGCGGCGGCTGGCAGTCTGGTGCCCGGCATCGGCGCGGCCTAA
- a CDS encoding ammonium transporter — protein MHHTHAQPARKHRFSAAITLLLASGLPLNATAQSVPATLSTPHIAQAATLNAGDTAWMLASTALVLMMTIPGLALFYAGMVRKKNILGVTMQVFATTVLVTLLWFVAGYSLAFMPGNAFIGDLSRLFLDGVFYSKSSGTVSVSELAPTIPESVYVMFQMTFAIITPALIVGAFAERMKFSAMLIFMGLWSLLVYAPVAHSVWEPSGWLASMGMLDFAGGTVVHINAGAAGLACAIVLGKRQRWGEEPFLPANLAYTMIGAALLWVGWFGFNAGSACAADGRAGMAMLATQIGTAAAAFSWMLTEWTLRGRPTLLGICSGAVAGLVAITPASGFVDPMGAVAVGLISGVVCYWGATGLKRLLGADDALDVFGIHGVGGFAGAVLTGVFAVPTYSGQTASILVQALGASATLAYSFVASYILLKIIDALIGLRVGADEEEAGLDLSQHGERIE, from the coding sequence ATGCACCACACCCACGCACAACCTGCCAGAAAACACCGTTTCTCTGCCGCCATCACGCTCTTGCTCGCCAGCGGCCTTCCCCTGAATGCCACGGCACAGTCGGTGCCCGCCACGCTGTCGACCCCCCATATCGCCCAGGCCGCCACGCTGAACGCTGGCGATACCGCGTGGATGCTCGCCTCCACGGCCCTGGTGCTGATGATGACCATTCCGGGCCTGGCCCTGTTCTATGCCGGCATGGTGCGCAAGAAGAACATCCTCGGTGTCACCATGCAGGTCTTCGCCACCACGGTGCTGGTCACGCTGTTGTGGTTCGTCGCCGGATACAGCCTGGCCTTCATGCCCGGCAATGCCTTCATCGGCGACCTGTCGCGGCTGTTTCTCGACGGGGTGTTCTACAGCAAGAGCAGCGGCACGGTCTCGGTCAGCGAACTGGCGCCCACCATTCCCGAGTCGGTCTACGTGATGTTCCAGATGACGTTTGCCATCATCACGCCGGCCCTGATCGTGGGCGCCTTTGCCGAACGCATGAAGTTCTCCGCCATGCTGATCTTCATGGGCCTGTGGTCGCTTCTGGTTTACGCGCCGGTGGCGCATTCGGTGTGGGAGCCGTCGGGCTGGCTGGCCTCGATGGGCATGCTCGATTTCGCCGGCGGCACGGTGGTGCACATCAACGCCGGTGCGGCCGGCCTGGCCTGCGCCATCGTGCTGGGCAAGCGTCAGCGCTGGGGCGAAGAGCCCTTTCTCCCCGCCAACCTGGCCTACACCATGATCGGTGCCGCGTTGCTCTGGGTGGGTTGGTTCGGATTCAACGCGGGCTCGGCCTGCGCCGCCGATGGCCGCGCCGGCATGGCGATGCTGGCCACGCAGATCGGCACCGCGGCCGCGGCGTTCAGCTGGATGCTGACCGAATGGACGCTGCGCGGCCGCCCGACGCTGCTGGGAATCTGCTCGGGTGCCGTGGCCGGGCTGGTGGCGATCACGCCGGCCTCGGGTTTCGTCGATCCGATGGGGGCGGTTGCCGTGGGGCTGATCTCAGGCGTGGTGTGCTATTGGGGCGCCACCGGGCTCAAAAGACTGCTCGGCGCCGACGATGCGCTCGATGTGTTCGGCATCCACGGCGTCGGGGGCTTCGCCGGGGCGGTGCTCACGGGCGTTTTTGCCGTGCCGACCTACAGCGGCCAGACGGCATCGATCCTCGTTCAGGCACTGGGTGCGAGTGCCACGCTGGCCTACAGTTTTGTCGCCAGCTACATCCTGCTCAAAATCATCGATGCCCTGATCGGCCTGCGCGTCGGCGCCGACGAGGAAGAGGCCGGGCTGGATCTGAGCCAGCATGGCGAACGCATCGAATGA
- the smpB gene encoding SsrA-binding protein SmpB: protein MSIAENRKAHFNYFLEDRFEAGIVLEGWEVKSIRSGQVQLTDGYVVIRDGELFLIGMNVTALNSASTHVRPDASRTRKLLMHKDEIRKLIGKVEQRGYTLVPINLHYKGGRVKLDLALGKGKKDHDKRDTEAKRDWQREKARIMKTR from the coding sequence ATGAGCATCGCCGAAAACCGCAAGGCCCACTTCAATTACTTCCTCGAAGACCGCTTCGAGGCGGGCATCGTGCTCGAAGGCTGGGAGGTCAAATCCATTCGTTCCGGGCAGGTGCAGCTCACCGACGGCTATGTCGTCATCCGCGACGGCGAGTTGTTTCTCATCGGCATGAACGTCACGGCGCTGAACAGCGCCTCCACCCATGTGCGGCCGGACGCCTCGCGCACCCGCAAGCTGCTGATGCACAAGGACGAAATCCGCAAGCTGATCGGCAAGGTGGAACAGCGCGGCTACACCCTGGTGCCGATCAATCTGCACTACAAGGGCGGCCGGGTCAAACTCGATCTGGCGCTGGGCAAGGGCAAGAAAGACCACGACAAGCGCGACACCGAGGCCAAGCGCGACTGGCAGCGGGAAAAGGCCCGCATCATGAAAACGCGCTAG
- a CDS encoding type II toxin-antitoxin system RatA family toxin, whose amino-acid sequence MPQVHKSVLIWYSPQEMYDLVTDVASYPQFLPWCGGTSVQAEEGDTVRASVTIDFKGIRQSFTTLNTHVPGEEVRMRLVDGPFSALHGRWVFNPLADGKACKVEFVLDYKFSNFLVEKVIGPVFNHIASSFVDAFVLRAKQVYGPR is encoded by the coding sequence ATGCCCCAGGTTCACAAATCCGTCCTCATCTGGTACAGCCCGCAGGAAATGTACGACCTGGTCACCGATGTGGCCTCCTATCCGCAATTCCTTCCCTGGTGCGGAGGCACCTCGGTGCAGGCCGAAGAGGGCGACACGGTGCGGGCCAGCGTGACCATCGATTTCAAGGGCATACGCCAGAGCTTCACCACGCTGAACACCCATGTGCCCGGCGAGGAGGTCCGCATGCGACTGGTCGACGGACCGTTCTCGGCGCTGCACGGCCGCTGGGTGTTCAACCCGCTGGCCGACGGCAAGGCTTGCAAGGTCGAGTTCGTGCTCGATTACAAGTTCTCCAATTTTCTCGTGGAGAAGGTCATCGGCCCGGTGTTCAACCATATCGCCAGCAGTTTTGTCGATGCCTTCGTGCTGCGCGCCAAGCAGGTCTATGGGCCACGCTGA
- a CDS encoding RnfH family protein, whose amino-acid sequence MGHAEGDGLVRIAVFYAPENAPADLRFVALPTGATVAQALEVCGLRNVHPERAGAEILAAIDGRRVSPQQVLRDGDRIDLCGPLRVEPMTARRLRAAAARNKGRSKPGG is encoded by the coding sequence ATGGGCCACGCTGAAGGCGACGGGCTCGTGCGTATCGCGGTGTTCTACGCGCCGGAAAACGCGCCGGCCGATCTACGATTTGTCGCCTTGCCCACGGGGGCCACGGTGGCGCAGGCGCTCGAGGTCTGCGGCTTACGGAACGTGCATCCCGAACGGGCCGGGGCCGAGATTCTCGCGGCCATCGATGGCCGGCGCGTGAGCCCCCAGCAGGTGCTGCGCGACGGCGATCGCATCGATCTCTGCGGTCCGCTGCGGGTCGAGCCCATGACCGCGCGCCGCCTGCGCGCCGCGGCGGCGCGAAACAAGGGGCGCTCAAAGCCAGGCGGCTGA
- a CDS encoding ABC transporter ATP-binding protein: MPPGGRALEIEALHAGYGRVQVLRGVHLQVRAGELLLLLGRNGSGRSTLLKALMGLIPATGSARLDGRELLVLPAHRRARLGLGYVPEQREIFPRLSVRQNLLLGANPARTDPGASRWNAATVQRLFPALTPRLGVSAQALSGGEQQMLALARALMGNPDLLLLDEPTEGLAPQRVAETADLAARLRSLGLGLLMVEQKPWARALADRVVVLGDGRVQFEGPPRDLPQDVSAAWL; the protein is encoded by the coding sequence ATGCCTCCCGGTGGGCGGGCGCTCGAGATCGAAGCGCTGCATGCAGGCTATGGGCGGGTGCAGGTCTTGCGCGGCGTGCACCTGCAAGTGCGCGCCGGTGAGCTGCTCCTGCTTCTTGGACGCAACGGCAGCGGGCGCAGCACCCTGCTCAAGGCGCTGATGGGCCTGATTCCCGCCACCGGATCGGCCCGGCTGGATGGGCGCGAACTGCTCGTCCTGCCCGCACACCGCCGCGCACGCCTGGGGCTGGGCTACGTGCCCGAGCAGCGCGAGATCTTTCCCCGCCTGAGCGTGCGGCAAAACCTTCTTCTGGGGGCCAACCCCGCGCGCACGGACCCGGGCGCCTCGCGCTGGAACGCAGCGACCGTGCAGCGCCTCTTCCCAGCCCTGACGCCGCGTCTGGGCGTGTCGGCCCAGGCGCTTTCGGGCGGCGAACAGCAGATGCTCGCCCTCGCCCGGGCGCTGATGGGCAACCCCGATCTCTTGTTGCTCGACGAGCCGACCGAAGGACTGGCGCCGCAGCGCGTGGCCGAGACGGCGGATCTCGCCGCTCGGCTGCGGTCTCTGGGGCTGGGCCTGCTCATGGTCGAGCAAAAGCCCTGGGCACGCGCGCTGGCCGATCGCGTGGTGGTGCTGGGCGATGGCCGGGTGCAGTTCGAGGGCCCGCCGCGCGACCTGCCGCAGGACGTGTCAGCCGCCTGGCTTTGA